A genome region from Archaeoglobus fulgidus DSM 4304 includes the following:
- the mqnC gene encoding cyclic dehypoxanthinyl futalosine synthase, which translates to MNSRSTAEITDYLNEKITKKDALELFSLPIHAVGRIADEIRKVKCGDLVTFVNDTNINYTNICLSKCRFCAFYAREKGYVLSHEEILRKVGYAVKMGATQIMLQGGMNPDLGLEWFEELFRKIKARFSSVHIHSLSPPEIVFLAKLERSSIREVLDRLKAAGLDSLPGGGAEILVDSVRRKISPNKCSSDEWLRVMETAHSLNMPTTATMMFGHVESDGDIVEHLIKIRELQEKTGGFTAFIPWTFQPGNTELYAEIKRPVSPLRYLQVLAISRIVLNNFRNIQASWLTQGFEIATLSLFFGANDFGGTMLEENVVRATGKDFRPAKIEEIVKAVKAVGRPVALRDTYYNILEWF; encoded by the coding sequence ATGAATTCGAGAAGTACTGCAGAGATTACGGACTACTTGAATGAGAAAATTACAAAGAAGGATGCTCTGGAGCTTTTTTCCCTCCCAATTCACGCTGTGGGGAGAATTGCCGACGAAATCAGGAAAGTGAAGTGCGGAGACCTCGTAACCTTCGTCAATGACACAAACATCAACTACACGAACATCTGCCTTTCAAAATGCAGGTTCTGCGCCTTCTACGCAAGGGAAAAAGGCTATGTCCTCTCTCATGAAGAGATTCTGAGGAAAGTAGGCTATGCTGTCAAAATGGGAGCAACTCAAATAATGCTTCAGGGCGGAATGAATCCTGATCTGGGATTGGAGTGGTTTGAGGAGCTTTTCAGGAAAATTAAGGCCAGATTTTCCAGTGTTCACATACACAGCCTCTCCCCGCCAGAAATCGTCTTTCTGGCAAAGCTTGAGAGGAGCAGCATAAGGGAGGTTCTTGATAGATTGAAGGCTGCCGGATTAGACTCTCTGCCGGGTGGTGGGGCTGAGATTCTTGTTGATTCTGTAAGGAGAAAAATCAGCCCGAACAAGTGCTCAAGCGATGAGTGGTTGAGGGTTATGGAGACAGCCCACAGCCTGAACATGCCCACGACTGCAACAATGATGTTCGGGCATGTGGAGAGCGACGGTGACATAGTGGAGCACCTCATAAAAATCAGGGAGCTTCAGGAAAAAACCGGCGGTTTCACAGCCTTCATCCCATGGACCTTCCAGCCGGGAAACACGGAGCTTTACGCTGAAATCAAACGCCCTGTCTCTCCCCTCAGATACCTGCAGGTTTTAGCCATTTCAAGAATAGTCCTGAACAACTTCAGAAACATTCAGGCTTCATGGCTCACTCAGGGATTTGAGATCGCTACACTAAGCCTCTTCTTCGGGGCAAATGACTTTGGTGGGACGATGCTGGAGGAGAATGTTGTAAGAGCTACGGGGAAAGACTTCAGGCCTGCAAAAATTGAGGAGATTGTGAAAGCCGTTAAGGCCGTGGGGAGGCCAGTTGCATTGCGTGATACCTACTACAACATTCTGGAGTGGTTCTGA
- a CDS encoding GIY-YIG nuclease family protein, translating into MGALGVIAFRRGYYYYVGSANSGVHRVKRHFSIKKKKRWHIDYISAKMEVVGAILSKEPECGLAQRFESFERIRGFGCSDCDCESHLFYSPTLNLEFLST; encoded by the coding sequence GTGGGAGCGCTGGGGGTCATAGCGTTCAGGAGGGGCTATTACTACTATGTCGGCAGTGCCAATAGCGGTGTTCACAGAGTAAAGCGGCACTTTTCCATCAAAAAGAAGAAGAGGTGGCACATCGACTATATCTCAGCTAAAATGGAGGTGGTGGGAGCTATACTTTCTAAAGAGCCGGAATGCGGGCTTGCACAAAGGTTCGAGAGTTTTGAAAGAATTAGGGGATTCGGATGCTCCGACTGCGATTGCGAATCCCACCTCTTCTACTCCCCAACACTGAACCTCGAATTTCTATCGACGTAA
- a CDS encoding menaquinone biosynthesis protein — protein sequence MRVGKFDYLNNFLPYYFLNEKVEIVEANPREMASMLLSGRIDYAPVPAFFYLKNRERLRHYEFCVASEGKVLSVVVVSRKKELDDGSIAVTPHSLTSVNLLKILLAERGMKNMLVEVNTAKASEMLELCPHALVIGDEAIKARMIYKVVMDLGEEWYELTSLPAVFGISASLKETNAEEMDRKILMATEEGYRRFDEVVRAAEKAFKMPREFLEEYFRTLKFRLSSKERRGLDEFEKYCRDYGLLE from the coding sequence ATGAGGGTTGGCAAATTCGACTACCTCAACAATTTTCTGCCCTACTACTTTCTCAACGAGAAGGTTGAGATTGTTGAGGCAAATCCGAGGGAAATGGCTTCAATGCTCCTATCTGGCAGAATTGACTACGCTCCAGTGCCAGCATTCTTCTACCTCAAAAACAGGGAAAGGCTGAGACACTACGAGTTCTGTGTTGCCTCCGAAGGCAAAGTGCTCAGCGTAGTGGTGGTTTCGAGAAAAAAGGAGCTGGATGATGGGTCAATTGCCGTAACTCCCCACTCCCTAACCTCCGTCAACCTCCTAAAAATTCTGCTTGCTGAGAGGGGAATGAAGAACATGCTTGTAGAGGTTAACACTGCAAAAGCCTCGGAAATGCTCGAACTCTGCCCTCATGCGCTCGTTATTGGGGATGAGGCAATTAAGGCGAGGATGATTTACAAAGTCGTTATGGATCTGGGGGAGGAGTGGTACGAGCTTACTTCTCTGCCCGCAGTTTTTGGAATATCAGCCTCTCTGAAAGAAACAAATGCGGAGGAAATGGACAGGAAGATTTTGATGGCAACTGAGGAAGGCTACAGGAGGTTCGATGAAGTTGTTAGAGCGGCAGAGAAAGCCTTTAAGATGCCGAGGGAGTTCCTTGAGGAGTACTTCAGAACGCTTAAGTTCAGGTTGAGCAGCAAGGAAAGGAGGGGGCTTGATGAATTCGAGAAGTACTGCAGAGATTACGGACTACTTGAATGA
- the aglJ gene encoding S-layer glycoprotein N-glycosyltransferase AglJ: MDVTVVIPTLNEEEAIGEVVEGFAKRGFRVLVIDGNSKDRTREIAREKGAEVVIQSGKGKGQAVAEAFEIVDSDILVLVDGDGTYLPEEVYRLLEPIKEGGADHVIGNRFASFEKGAFTRLNLIGNKLLNMFFRLAYGVELRDILSGYRALKKEVYKSVELTKPGFEVETELTVETLAKGFRIVEVPITYRKRGGKTKLNPLRDGFRIGKTIYELMSRYSPARYLYIFGLIFIIAGLISGAFVVYEWFLRITHYLLAILTALFIITGVQLIMFGLIADFIFRSNVEFRKELRRLREAMEVEGKGD, from the coding sequence ATGGATGTAACGGTCGTTATCCCAACGCTGAACGAGGAGGAGGCCATTGGAGAGGTCGTTGAGGGATTCGCCAAAAGAGGATTTAGAGTTCTTGTAATCGACGGAAACAGCAAGGACAGGACAAGGGAAATTGCAAGGGAAAAAGGCGCTGAGGTAGTAATTCAGAGCGGGAAGGGGAAGGGGCAGGCTGTTGCGGAAGCTTTCGAGATTGTTGATAGCGACATACTGGTTCTCGTGGACGGAGATGGAACTTACCTTCCGGAAGAGGTTTACAGGCTTCTTGAACCAATAAAGGAAGGCGGGGCTGATCACGTGATTGGAAACAGGTTTGCCAGCTTTGAGAAGGGGGCATTCACTAGACTGAACTTAATTGGGAACAAGCTTCTCAACATGTTTTTCCGGCTGGCGTACGGAGTGGAGCTGAGAGATATTCTCTCAGGCTACAGAGCGCTAAAAAAAGAGGTTTACAAATCTGTAGAGCTTACAAAACCCGGTTTTGAGGTTGAAACCGAGCTAACGGTAGAGACGCTTGCAAAGGGCTTCAGAATTGTTGAAGTGCCCATCACCTACAGAAAAAGGGGAGGAAAGACGAAGCTGAATCCTTTAAGAGACGGATTCAGGATTGGGAAAACAATTTATGAGTTGATGAGCAGGTACAGCCCTGCAAGATACCTCTACATTTTCGGCCTGATTTTCATCATCGCCGGGCTGATTTCAGGAGCCTTTGTCGTTTACGAGTGGTTTTTGAGGATTACGCATTATTTGCTGGCAATTCTTACAGCACTTTTCATAATCACGGGAGTTCAGCTAATCATGTTCGGCCTTATAGCTGATTTTATATTCAGAAGCAACGTCGAGTTCAGAAAAGAACTCAGAAGGCTCAGAGAGGCGATGGAGGTTGAAGGTAAGGGAGATTGA
- a CDS encoding CofH family radical SAM protein, giving the protein MKVREIEELFHQNLHELGERADALNDRVMFVVNRHINYTDICVAKCPLCAFNNREGYLLSPEEILRKVREVDGITEVHIVGGHNPEVGVEYFEEVFRRIKREKPEVVIKALTATEVYYYAKKEKMSIREFLSRLKDAGLQAMPGGGAEILVDSVRRKISPNKCSSDEWLRVMKIAHELGIKSNATMLFGHVEEIRHRAIHLYRLRKLQEKTGGFVSFIPLVYHPENNPLGKIVREKTNPVDILKTIAVSRIALDNFRSVRAYWVMLGEKLTEVALRFGANDIDGTVVEEKVTHAAGAETPAGLTVERLVEICRSAGKRVGQRDTFCNILKWYA; this is encoded by the coding sequence TTGAAGGTAAGGGAGATTGAGGAGCTGTTTCATCAAAATCTACATGAGCTGGGAGAGAGGGCTGATGCGCTGAACGACAGAGTGATGTTCGTCGTAAACAGGCACATAAACTACACCGACATCTGCGTTGCCAAATGCCCTCTCTGCGCCTTCAACAACAGAGAAGGTTATCTGCTATCTCCGGAAGAAATTCTGAGGAAGGTGAGGGAGGTTGATGGCATAACGGAAGTACACATTGTTGGGGGGCACAATCCCGAAGTTGGGGTGGAATACTTCGAGGAGGTTTTCAGGAGAATCAAGAGAGAGAAGCCAGAGGTTGTGATTAAAGCCTTGACTGCAACTGAAGTTTACTACTACGCCAAGAAGGAGAAAATGAGCATCAGGGAGTTTCTCAGCAGGCTTAAGGATGCGGGTCTTCAAGCGATGCCGGGCGGTGGGGCTGAGATTCTCGTTGATTCTGTAAGGAGAAAAATCAGCCCAAACAAGTGCTCAAGCGATGAGTGGTTGAGGGTTATGAAGATTGCCCACGAGCTTGGAATCAAGAGCAACGCCACGATGCTTTTCGGTCATGTTGAGGAAATAAGGCACAGAGCCATCCACCTCTACAGGCTGAGGAAGCTTCAGGAGAAGACTGGAGGCTTTGTCTCCTTCATACCTCTCGTTTACCATCCAGAGAACAACCCCCTCGGCAAAATCGTGAGGGAGAAAACCAACCCCGTTGACATTCTGAAAACAATAGCTGTTTCAAGAATCGCTTTGGACAACTTCAGGAGCGTGAGGGCTTACTGGGTCATGCTGGGGGAGAAGCTGACAGAGGTTGCTCTGAGGTTCGGGGCGAACGATATAGATGGGACGGTTGTTGAGGAGAAAGTAACGCATGCTGCAGGCGCTGAAACGCCCGCAGGATTGACAGTTGAGAGGCTCGTGGAGATTTGCAGGAGTGCTGGCAAGAGAGTCGGGCAGAGGGATACCTTCTGCAACATCCTGAAGTGGTACGCATGA
- the dph5 gene encoding diphthine synthase, with protein MLTFVGLGLWDVKDISVKGLEAVREADEVYVEYYTSKLLSSIEEMEEFFGKRVVELERSDLEENSFRLIERAKSKSVVLLVPGDPMVATTHSAIKLEAERKGVKTRIIHGASISTAVCGLTGLHNYRFGKSATVSWHRSQTPVNVIKANRSIDAHTLLFLDLHPEPMTIGHAVENLIAEDAQMKDLYAVGIARAGSGEEVVKCDRLENLKKIDFGKPLHVMVVLAKTLHFMEFECLREFADAPAELERLVA; from the coding sequence ATGCTGACCTTCGTTGGACTCGGACTTTGGGACGTCAAAGACATTTCAGTCAAGGGACTGGAGGCCGTAAGGGAGGCTGATGAGGTTTACGTGGAGTATTATACGTCGAAGCTTTTGAGCAGCATTGAGGAAATGGAAGAATTCTTCGGTAAGAGAGTTGTTGAGCTGGAGAGGAGCGACCTTGAGGAAAACAGCTTCAGGTTGATAGAGAGAGCAAAGAGTAAAAGTGTTGTGCTGCTTGTCCCCGGAGACCCAATGGTTGCAACCACGCACTCCGCAATTAAGCTTGAGGCGGAGAGGAAAGGCGTCAAAACGAGAATCATCCACGGGGCAAGCATTTCTACCGCTGTTTGCGGACTAACGGGTTTGCACAACTATAGATTCGGAAAATCCGCGACTGTAAGCTGGCACAGGTCGCAGACGCCGGTTAATGTTATTAAGGCTAATCGAAGCATCGACGCACACACGCTGCTGTTTTTAGACCTCCATCCGGAGCCAATGACGATAGGGCATGCCGTAGAAAACCTAATCGCCGAAGATGCCCAAATGAAAGACCTTTACGCAGTGGGGATAGCCAGAGCGGGGAGTGGAGAGGAAGTGGTTAAGTGCGACAGGCTCGAAAATCTGAAGAAAATTGACTTTGGCAAACCCCTCCACGTGATGGTTGTCCTTGCAAAAACTCTGCACTTCATGGAGTTTGAGTGCCTGAGAGAGTTTGCCGACGCTCCTGCAGAGCTTGAGAGGTTGGTAGCATGA
- a CDS encoding DUF2284 domain-containing protein — MSGKKFKEIAEKLGVEVEFEEVEPAKIKLDPRARWKCMFGCESYGMPSCPPNVPDFEECERFVRAYRRAYLFRFKVKSKEDVRRAQEFMLEAELSLKKPFAFATFPGSCMLCNECSGRCSRVRPSLSALCVDASSLAVKDEMVALLFVD, encoded by the coding sequence ATGTCCGGCAAGAAATTTAAGGAGATTGCGGAAAAGCTTGGAGTTGAGGTGGAGTTTGAGGAAGTTGAGCCTGCAAAAATCAAGCTTGATCCAAGGGCGAGATGGAAGTGCATGTTCGGCTGCGAAAGTTACGGAATGCCCTCCTGCCCTCCAAACGTTCCCGATTTTGAGGAATGCGAGAGGTTCGTGAGGGCTTACAGAAGGGCCTACCTGTTCAGGTTCAAAGTTAAAAGTAAAGAAGATGTGAGAAGGGCTCAGGAGTTCATGCTTGAGGCCGAGCTTAGCCTGAAAAAGCCCTTTGCCTTTGCAACCTTTCCCGGCAGTTGCATGCTATGCAATGAATGCAGCGGTAGGTGCAGCAGAGTCAGACCATCACTCTCCGCCCTCTGCGTTGACGCTTCCAGCCTTGCAGTCAAAGACGAAATGGTAGCTTTGCTTTTCGTCGATTGA
- the nob1 gene encoding type II toxin-antitoxin system toxin endoribonuclease Nob1 → MKCVEVHVIDSSAIFQRKAVYRNMVTVPEVVAEILDEASALYFSVKNFRVEEASPESVEEVKEAARKTGDIHKLSDTDIKVLAKALDEIKKGNEVVLVTDDYAIQNVAMSLGIRFDGILHRQISKEFKWVKVCRGCGRRIESEICPVCGSEAIIRRVKNDKNRNSG, encoded by the coding sequence ATGAAATGTGTGGAAGTGCACGTCATAGACTCCAGTGCGATCTTCCAGAGAAAGGCCGTTTACAGGAACATGGTTACCGTGCCAGAGGTAGTGGCAGAGATCCTCGACGAGGCTTCGGCACTGTACTTCAGCGTAAAAAACTTCAGGGTGGAGGAGGCGAGTCCTGAGAGCGTTGAAGAGGTGAAGGAGGCTGCGAGAAAAACCGGTGACATCCACAAGCTCTCAGATACGGACATAAAGGTACTGGCAAAGGCTCTGGATGAAATAAAGAAGGGGAACGAGGTCGTTCTTGTAACCGACGATTACGCTATCCAGAATGTGGCAATGAGCCTTGGAATAAGGTTCGACGGCATTCTCCACAGACAGATATCAAAAGAATTTAAATGGGTGAAGGTGTGTAGAGGATGTGGTAGAAGAATTGAGTCTGAAATTTGCCCCGTGTGTGGGAGTGAGGCTATAATTAGGAGGGTTAAAAATGACAAAAATCGAAACTCTGGTTGA
- the aglB3 gene encoding dolichyl-phosphooligosaccharide-protein glycotransferase AglB3, with translation MQNAESWFKKYWHLSVLVIAALISVKLRILNPWNSVFTWTVRLGGNDPWYYYRLIENTIHNFPHRIWFDPFTYYPYGSYTHFGPFLVYLGSIAGIIFSATSGESLRAVLAFIPAIGGVLAILPVYLLTREVFDKRAAVIAAFLIAIVPGQFLQRSILGFNDHHIWEAFWQVSALGTFLLAYNRWKGHDLSHNLTARQMAYPVIAGITIGLYVLSWGAGFIIAPIILAFMFFAFVLAGFVNADRKNLSLVAVVTFAVSALIYLPFAFNYPGFSTIFYSPFQLLVLLGSAVIAAAFYQIEKWNDVGFFERVGLGRKGMPLAVIVLTALIMGLFFVISPDFARNLLSVVRVVQPKGGALTIAEVYPFFFTHNGEFTLTNAVLHFGALFFFGMAGILYSAYRFLKRRSFPEMALLIWAIAMFIALWGQNRFAYYFAAVSAVYSALALSVVFDKLHLYRALENAIGARNKLSYFRVAFALLIALAAIYPTYILADAQSSYAGGPNKQWYDALTWMRENTPDGEKYDEYYLQLYPTPQSNKEPFSYPFETYGVISWWDYGHWIEAVAHRMPIANPFQAGIGNKYNNVPGASSFFTAENESYAEFVAEKLNVKYVVSDIEMETGKYYAMAVWAEGDLPLAEKYYGGYFYYSPTGTFGYANSQWDIPLNSIIIPLRIPSELYYSTMEAKLHLFDGSGLSHYRMIYESDYPAEWKSYSSQVNLNNESQVLQTALYEAVMRARYGVSPTMGTQEVLYKYAYTQLYEKKMGIPVKIAPSGYVKIFERVKGAVVTGKVSANVTEVSVNATIKTNQNRTFEYWQTVEVKNGTYTVVLPYSHNSDYPVKPITPYHIKAGNVVKEITIYESQVQNGEIIQLDL, from the coding sequence ATGCAGAATGCTGAGAGTTGGTTTAAAAAATACTGGCACTTATCAGTTCTTGTCATCGCAGCACTGATTTCAGTAAAGCTTAGAATTCTGAACCCGTGGAATAGCGTATTTACCTGGACGGTCAGGCTTGGTGGAAACGATCCGTGGTATTACTACAGGCTGATTGAGAACACAATTCACAACTTTCCGCACAGAATTTGGTTTGATCCGTTCACTTACTACCCCTACGGCTCATACACACACTTTGGGCCATTCTTGGTTTATCTTGGATCTATTGCGGGAATCATTTTTTCCGCTACGAGCGGTGAAAGCTTAAGAGCAGTTCTGGCATTTATACCAGCAATTGGAGGTGTTCTGGCTATACTCCCGGTATATCTGTTGACTAGGGAGGTTTTTGACAAGAGAGCAGCCGTTATCGCGGCATTCCTCATTGCGATAGTACCCGGACAGTTCTTGCAAAGGAGCATTCTCGGCTTCAACGATCACCACATTTGGGAAGCTTTCTGGCAGGTCTCCGCTCTAGGAACATTCCTGCTTGCTTACAACAGGTGGAAAGGGCACGACTTGAGCCACAATCTAACGGCGAGGCAGATGGCATACCCAGTAATTGCAGGAATAACCATTGGGCTGTACGTGCTTTCGTGGGGAGCTGGATTTATTATAGCCCCAATTATTCTGGCGTTCATGTTCTTCGCTTTCGTTCTTGCCGGATTCGTCAATGCGGACAGGAAAAACCTCTCTCTTGTTGCAGTTGTAACGTTCGCAGTTTCGGCATTAATTTACCTTCCCTTTGCCTTCAACTATCCCGGATTTAGTACCATCTTCTACTCTCCCTTCCAGCTTCTCGTCCTTCTCGGCTCGGCGGTAATAGCTGCCGCATTTTACCAGATTGAAAAGTGGAACGATGTCGGATTTTTCGAAAGAGTGGGTTTGGGAAGAAAAGGTATGCCACTGGCCGTTATTGTTCTAACCGCCCTCATAATGGGGCTCTTCTTCGTAATTTCCCCTGATTTTGCAAGAAATTTGCTTTCGGTAGTACGCGTTGTTCAGCCGAAGGGAGGAGCGTTAACAATTGCTGAAGTGTATCCTTTCTTCTTCACTCACAATGGGGAGTTTACTCTCACCAATGCCGTATTGCACTTTGGCGCTTTATTTTTCTTCGGCATGGCTGGAATTCTGTACTCTGCTTACAGATTTCTTAAGAGGAGAAGCTTTCCAGAAATGGCTCTTCTGATCTGGGCCATCGCCATGTTCATCGCTCTCTGGGGGCAGAACAGGTTCGCGTATTATTTCGCCGCAGTTTCTGCTGTTTACTCGGCACTGGCACTCTCCGTGGTTTTCGATAAACTTCACCTTTACAGGGCGTTGGAGAACGCTATTGGGGCGAGAAATAAGCTGAGCTACTTCAGGGTTGCATTTGCCCTTCTGATAGCCTTGGCCGCAATCTACCCCACCTACATCCTCGCGGATGCGCAGAGCTCCTATGCAGGAGGGCCGAACAAGCAGTGGTACGATGCTCTGACGTGGATGAGAGAAAACACGCCTGATGGAGAAAAGTACGACGAGTACTACCTGCAGCTTTACCCAACACCCCAGAGCAATAAGGAGCCCTTCAGCTACCCCTTCGAAACCTATGGGGTAATAAGCTGGTGGGATTACGGGCACTGGATTGAGGCCGTAGCCCACCGCATGCCCATCGCCAACCCATTCCAAGCGGGAATAGGGAACAAGTACAACAATGTTCCTGGTGCATCATCATTCTTCACGGCCGAGAACGAGAGCTATGCGGAGTTTGTTGCAGAGAAGCTGAACGTGAAATACGTTGTTAGCGACATTGAGATGGAAACGGGGAAGTACTACGCAATGGCCGTTTGGGCTGAAGGAGATTTACCTCTTGCCGAGAAATACTACGGCGGATACTTCTACTACTCACCCACGGGCACATTCGGCTATGCGAATTCCCAGTGGGACATCCCGCTGAACTCCATCATCATCCCACTGAGAATCCCAAGCGAGCTTTACTACAGCACTATGGAGGCAAAGCTCCATCTGTTTGACGGTAGCGGTCTGTCCCACTACAGGATGATTTACGAGAGCGACTATCCCGCTGAGTGGAAGTCCTACTCCTCTCAGGTCAACCTGAACAACGAGAGCCAGGTTCTTCAGACTGCGCTCTACGAGGCGGTGATGAGAGCGAGATACGGTGTTTCTCCAACAATGGGAACGCAGGAAGTTCTCTACAAGTACGCCTACACCCAGCTTTACGAAAAGAAGATGGGAATTCCCGTAAAGATTGCGCCTTCAGGGTATGTGAAGATTTTCGAGAGAGTGAAGGGGGCTGTGGTTACCGGCAAAGTTTCTGCCAACGTTACTGAGGTTAGCGTAAACGCAACAATCAAAACGAACCAGAACAGAACATTCGAGTACTGGCAGACGGTCGAGGTTAAAAACGGCACATACACAGTTGTACTCCCGTACTCCCATAACTCGGATTATCCCGTCAAGCCGATTACGCCGTACCACATAAAGGCAGGAAATGTCGTAAAGGAGATAACCATTTACGAGAGTCAGGTTCAGAATGGAGAAATCATTCAGCTTGATCTGTAA
- a CDS encoding orotate phosphoribosyltransferase-like protein, with product MTKIETLVERARRLKEKGLTTEEIADELNVSRETALWLITRVGETPPSDIYVEWRELTKPSRLRLVAMAMADMIVSEVKEDIEVVVGIATSGIPLAAMVAEELGCEFTIYYPRKFKTDEEKPKGGILSENFARVSGKKCAIVDDITSTGRSIKEAIEVIEANDGKAVCAAVIVNKRGGNEIEGIPLLSMLKILRI from the coding sequence ATGACAAAAATCGAAACTCTGGTTGAGAGGGCTAGAAGGCTTAAGGAGAAGGGCTTAACGACTGAAGAGATTGCTGATGAGCTCAACGTTTCAAGAGAAACTGCATTATGGTTGATTACGAGAGTGGGCGAGACACCGCCTTCTGACATTTACGTGGAGTGGAGGGAGCTGACTAAGCCTTCGAGGCTTAGACTTGTTGCGATGGCTATGGCAGACATGATAGTGAGCGAGGTGAAGGAGGATATAGAGGTGGTTGTGGGTATTGCCACCAGCGGAATACCCCTCGCCGCAATGGTTGCGGAAGAGCTTGGATGCGAGTTCACAATCTACTACCCAAGAAAGTTCAAGACGGATGAGGAGAAGCCTAAAGGCGGAATTCTCAGCGAGAACTTTGCGAGAGTTTCGGGGAAGAAGTGCGCAATTGTAGATGACATAACTTCAACCGGGAGGTCGATAAAGGAGGCTATAGAGGTGATAGAGGCTAACGATGGGAAAGCCGTCTGCGCGGCGGTCATAGTGAACAAGAGGGGAGGAAACGAAATAGAAGGCATCCCCCTGCTTAGCATGCTCAAGATTCTGAGGATATAA
- a CDS encoding transglutaminase-like domain-containing protein yields MRWSIIFTALLLTLCISPPAEELSREEYCSKVWRYDYECALNYILNDEEVQKVAAVAEKLKGVDCKDTAWKILEWEDENLVYDVEKASLPPPQIVVRGKEVEVYDTGRYIQTPSETIMLRKGICTDYAFLTLALLKYNGCKGYLVNVTFENDDVGHVAAAIAVNGTYFILDQHLPPFDPQGYFIKWLRDGKRIEKAEIIDNNTTIPLNLSIGYVASDRDAKSLESRIRQYFKGTGIREDPRLNGEKLPLGYREGYTLKLSLEMAEYYHPEFERQYAEHIYKLLEESIEGRFKAFNLHLSIKGDVMEIVLYLAR; encoded by the coding sequence ATGAGATGGTCGATCATCTTTACAGCCTTGCTTCTAACCCTTTGCATATCTCCGCCGGCAGAAGAGCTTTCGCGGGAGGAGTACTGCAGCAAGGTCTGGAGATACGACTACGAATGCGCGCTAAATTACATTCTGAACGATGAAGAAGTTCAGAAAGTTGCGGCCGTTGCGGAGAAGCTGAAAGGAGTTGACTGCAAGGACACAGCGTGGAAAATACTTGAGTGGGAGGATGAGAATCTCGTTTACGATGTTGAGAAGGCAAGTCTCCCACCTCCGCAGATTGTGGTCAGAGGCAAGGAAGTTGAGGTGTACGACACGGGTAGATACATTCAAACGCCATCCGAAACGATAATGCTTCGAAAGGGCATCTGCACGGATTACGCTTTTCTTACACTCGCTCTTCTCAAGTACAACGGTTGTAAAGGTTATCTGGTTAATGTGACCTTTGAGAACGATGATGTCGGGCATGTTGCTGCAGCCATAGCCGTCAACGGAACTTACTTCATTCTCGACCAGCACCTCCCGCCCTTCGACCCTCAGGGATACTTCATCAAATGGTTAAGGGATGGGAAGAGGATTGAGAAGGCAGAGATCATTGATAACAACACCACCATACCGCTCAACCTTTCCATCGGGTATGTGGCAAGCGATAGAGATGCGAAATCGCTCGAATCAAGAATCCGTCAGTACTTTAAAGGCACTGGAATAAGAGAAGATCCAAGACTGAACGGTGAGAAACTACCTTTAGGATACAGGGAAGGCTACACGCTCAAATTGAGCCTTGAGATGGCAGAATACTACCATCCTGAATTTGAAAGGCAGTATGCGGAGCACATCTACAAACTCCTTGAAGAGAGCATCGAAGGAAGGTTTAAGGCGTTCAACCTTCACTTGTCTATTAAGGGAGATGTGATGGAGATCGTTCTTTACCTCGCAAGGTGA